A single genomic interval of Penicillium psychrofluorescens genome assembly, chromosome: 2 harbors:
- a CDS encoding uncharacterized protein (ID:PFLUO_002921-T1.cds;~source:funannotate) has product MGVLMAEYEPPPGSSDHYFAAKPDLSAPAIPTRGPYDPNFLPYWARYRAQYAQNLLDCSDQPIEYDHDDADYQDNSFFFPEDCSWTPPKDWVVEAHRTDVPQRRAFEQPISLLAGQNTNTTDAMIPGLPDIKMLDSEALGDLLDDNLSPPEITTILVFATNGAVFAYASSISSRQLRNLSATYGAAYTCYAKTASTGNLTGVNPASHPSSYVTAQSMSLGDVGSIVFELDDSVAVVTRLADKVLLAAVGPSRSDPPSTNGALDSSTHLSVPDNGYPFTDSNGTPDGSHDGQRTPTTAPASPNATARNGTATDAGNVDAQLEIDRSADLERLASLNLSASPAVLLALESKCAALGRFLGQKLSDLESPDDF; this is encoded by the exons ATGGGTGTGTTGATGGCTGAATACGAACCTCCTCCAGGCTCCTCCGACCACTACTTCGCCGCCAAGCCTGATCTCTCGGCTCCCGCGATACCCACCCGGGGTCCCTACGACCCCAACTTCCTCCCCTACTGGGCCCGCTATCGCGCGCAGTACGCCCAGAACCTGCTCGACTGCTCCGACCAACCGATCGAGTACGACCACGACGACGCAGACTACCAGGACAACTCGTTTTTCTTCCCGGAGGATTGCTCGTGGACTCCGCCCAAGGACTGGGTCGTGGAGGCGCACCGGACAGACGTCCCCCAACGGCGCGCATTCGAACAACCCATTTCCTTGTTGGCGGGCCAGAATACAAATACAACCGACGCCATGATTCCCGGGCTCCCAGATATCAAGATGCTGGACTCGGAGGCGCTGGGCGACCTCCTGGACGATAATCTGTCTCCGCCGGAGATTACGACCATCCT CGTCTTCGCAACCAATGGCGCTGTCTTCGCCTAcgcctcctccatctcctcccgCCAGCTGCGCAACCTAAGCGCAACCTACGGCGCCGCCTACACCTGCTACGCAAAGACCGCCTCGACGGGCAACCTCACAGGCGTCAACCCCGCCAGCCACCCATCCTCCTATGTAACAGCGCAATCAATGTCGCTGGGCGACGTGGGGTCGATCGTTTTCGAACTCGACGACTCCGTCGCAGTGGTCACCCGTCTCGCGGATAAagtcctcctcgctgccgTCGGCCCGTCCAGATCCGACCCGCCGAGCACAAACGGAGCGTTAGACTCGTCGACCCATCTCAGCGTGCCAGACAACGGATATCCGTTCACGGACTCGAATGGCACGCCGGACGGCTCTCACGATGGCCAGCGCACGCCCACCACAGCACCAGCGTCTCCGAACGCGACAGCCCGCAATGGAACAGCCACGGACGCGGGGAATGTCGACGCACAGCTCGAAATAGACCGCAGCGCCGACCTCGAGCGTCTCGCGAGCTTGAACCTCTCCGCGTCCCCCGCCGTGCTATTGGCGCTGGAGTCTAAATGCGCTGCGTTGGGCCGATTTCTGGGTCAGAAATTGAGTGATCTGGAGAGTCCGGATGATTTCTAA
- a CDS encoding uncharacterized protein (ID:PFLUO_002922-T1.cds;~source:funannotate), translating into MSSDLSTYKLNHTMIRVKDPKRSVEFYQFLGLTLVNKLDMPEAKFCNYFLAYTGPKSLQGECKYWTDRNAVLELTHNYGTENDPNYSIVNGNTEPYRGFGHLAISVDNIEAACKRIEDAGYPFQKKLTEGRMKHIAFAKDPDGYWVEIIRRGDEDMGTTTDPSSYRLNHTMLRVKSAEESLKFYQEKLGMTLVRTAENPDNKFNLYFLGYPGANPKIQEGVRNPVAEWEGLLELTWNYGTEKQEGPVYHNGNAEPQGFGHICISVDDIQAACDRFESLKVDFKKRLADGRMNNIAFLLDPDGYWIEVVQNDKLKRTSNV; encoded by the exons ATGTCGTCCGATCTCTCCACCTACAAATTGAACC ACACGATGATTCGGGTCAAGGACCCGAAGCGTTCGGTGGAGTTCTATCAGTTCCTGGGCCTCACTCTGGTCAACAAGCTCGACATGCCTGAGGCCAAGTTCTGCAACTACTTCCTGGCCTACACCGGCCCCAAGTCTTTGCAGGGCGAGTGCAAATACTGGACCGACCGCAATGCCGTGCTGGAGCTGACCCACAACTATGGAACGGAGAACGACCCCAACTACAGCATTGTGAATGGCAACACCGAGCCCTACCGCGGCTTTGGCCACCTCGCCATCTCGGTCGACAATATCGAAGCCGCCTGCAAGCGGATCGAAGACGCCGGGTATCCCTTCCAGAAGAAACTCACAGAGGGCCGCATGAAGCACATCGCCTTCGCCAAGGACCCGGACGGTTACTGGGTTGAGATCATCCGGCGCGGCGATGAGGACATGGGCACCACCACGGACCCCAGCTCCTACCGGCTCAACCACACCATGCTGCGCGTCAAGTCCGCCGAGGAGAGCCTGAAGTTTTACCAGGAAAAACTGGGCATGACCCTGGTGCGCACCGCCGAGAACCCGGACAACAAATTCAACCTGTACTTCCTGGGCTACCCGGGCGCCAACCCCAAGATCCAGGAGGGTGTGCGCAACCCTGTCGCCGAATGGGAAGGCCTGCTCGAGCTTACTTGGAACTACGGCACAGAGAAGCAGGAGGGTCCCGTTTACCACAACGGCAATGCGGAGCCCCAGGGCTTCGGCCATATCT GTATCTCGGTGGACGATATCCAGGCAGCATGTGACCGCTTTGAGTCCCTCAAGGTCGACTTCAAGAAGCGACTGGCGGATGGGCGGATGAACAACATTGCCTTCCTTTTGGATCCGGATGGGTATTGGATCGAGGTGGTCCAGAACGACAAACTCAAGCGCACGTCCAACGTGTAA
- a CDS encoding uncharacterized protein (ID:PFLUO_002923-T1.cds;~source:funannotate): MPSPDPEKPKKPPRKHVTTACVPCRESKIRCDGATPNCQNCLRKGKECKYQHGDDKRKVSLRAATELFSVRVDQLCRFIHDQGLQPPPMRPEDEAGMNRVLETLQIPRGFKRDTAAGQNSENTHLTKDSGASPVQNPIPEAQLPPTPGTGTSTPEGVASHPQLASVEPWNPFGMAQGPLDNQSFVHWGFTLPTAESLDTIYANINHGPELPMNTELGPENHPPGMDTAPQPGVLLGQTQNEKDTESDSGEEDDAENDVIEQLSHRIGTLKIAGDGHLRFYGPTSNLNLVDVSATQQRQRPDARTVRHDGQDILNHLRVGQPVDQALEDHLVELYFTWQNPSIYVVDKEMYMTSRSKWRNEYNDTPFYSEVLTNAMCAIGSAFEARYHPTFITFPKSLAEFFADRAKALLEIELDSPCVATVQALVIMSCHEGASNRDARGWLYSGMSMRLAFDLGLHLDMTPYVNQGQMSPSEAEVRRAAFWGSYVADQYGCSDISRHDLQRLCYKVTEDLFAWKANLPSNLEIDLDDDTTPKLPHLLMLHMQYHQIVIFFHRPWLSKSYIQPRAPRQGPGYHHARRMCVESATAVARLLHIYEKHYTFRRMNNQVVAIIFSAALMLLFVTLSNSNSPSAPGKSGNSPNRHPPNAEMVAYLNLCFRALDELGQSFENAKRTRDYLVTLQRRWQAHLHQSGSATKRQISSSNLQSLQQQKQQQQQQPSSSSQTNRNAQGLEGARKKSRLANADAQAHTSSFQGTHNNNKNNYPDFSAGAGIPPSSSSVNAPVHPFSSLPSHHQQHQFPAAPSQAGDFDWIRNSDLHLLSENVGTGGNGNGAGQLSSLTFQDDGTMLDLGDLSEPWWASSNANSGFDGS, from the exons ATGCCATCGCCCGATCCcgagaagcccaagaagcctCCCCGCAAACACGTCACCACCGCCTGCGTGCCGTGTCGGGAGAGCAAAATCAGATGCGACGGAGCGACGCCGAATTGCCAGAATTGCCTGCGCAAGGGCAAAGAATGCAAGTACCAACATGGCGATGACAAGCGCAA GGTGTCTCTGCGCGCTGCTACGGAGCTTTTCTCTGTTCGCGTCGACCAGCTTTGTCGATTTATTCATGACCAGGGTTTGCAGCCTCCGCCTATGAGGCCTGAAGATGAGGCGGGCATGAATAGGGTCCTGGAAACCCTTCAAATCCCTCGTGGGTTTAAAAGAGATACAGCCGCTGGTCAAAACTCTGAAAATACCCACCTTACGAAGGATTCCGGCGCATCGCCTGTTCAGAATCCAATTCCAGAGGCCCAGCTTCCACCCACCCCTGGGACCGGGACTTCAACACCAGAGGGAGTtgcttctcatccacagTTGGCATCAGTTGAACCTTGGAACCCATTCGGAATGGCTCAAGGGCCGTTGGACAACCAGAGCTTTGTCCACTGGGGCTTCACTCTTCCAACCGCTGAAAGCTTAGACACCATTTATGCAAATATCAACCATGGCCCTGAGCTGCCAATGAACACGGAGCTGGGTCCAGAGAACCATCCACCCGGTATGGACACGGCTCCGCAGCCGGGAGTCTTACtcggccagacccagaacGAAAAAGACACCGAGTCCGacagcggagaagaagacgatgccgAGAATGACGTGATCGAGCAGCTGTCGCATCGCATTGGCACATTGAAAATCGCAGGAGACGGTCATCTGCGCTTCTACGGCCCAACGTCCAACCTCAACCTGGTCGATGTGTCGGCAACTCAGCAACGACAACGTCCGGATGCGCGCACTGTGCGCCACGACGGTCAAGATATTCTGAACCATCTTCGGGTTGGCCAGCCCGTTGATCAGGCCTTGGAAGACCACCTGGTCGAGCTTTACTTTACCTGGCAAAATCCCAGCATCTACGTGGTCGACAAGGAAATGTACATGACTTCCCGCTCCAAGTGGCGCAATGAATATAATGATACGCCGTTCTACTCGGAGGTTCTGACCAACGCTAT GTGCGCCATTGGAAGTGCGTTTGAAGCTCGATATCATCCGACATTCATTACCTTCCCCAAATCCTTGGCAGAGTTCTTTGCAGACCGGGCTAAGGCGCTTCTGGAGATTGAACTTGATTCTCCCTGTGTGGCCACAGTTCAGGCACTGGTTATAATGAGCTGCCACGAAGGAGCATCGAACCGTGATGCGCGAGGTTGGCTCTATAGTG GGATGTCCATGCGACTCGCCTTCGATCTTGGTCTACATCTTGACATGACACCATACGTCAATCAGGGCCAAATGAGTCCTTCCGAAGCCGAGGTCCGTCGAGCAGCCTTCTGGGGAAGTTATGTCGCAGACCA ATACGGTTGTTCCGACATCTCCCGGCATGATTTACAGAGATTGTGCTACAAGGTCACTGAGGATCTTTTTGCCTGGAAGGCTAATCTGCCCTCCAATCTTGAGATTGACCTGGACGATGATACGACGCCGAAACTGCCTCATCTTCTCATGCTGCA CATGCAATACCACCAAATAGTCATATTCTTCCACCGTCCATGGCTATCAAAGAGCTACATCCAACCACGCGCTCCTCGTCAAGGACCAGGATATCACCATGCACGCCGAATGTGCGTCGAATCCGCCACCGCCGTAGCCCGACTCCTCCACATCTACGAAAAACACTACACCTTCCGCCGCATGAACAACCAGGTCGTGGCAATAATCTTCAGCGCAGCCCTGATGCTCCTATTTGTCACGCTGTCCAACTCCAATTCGCCATCAGCACCGGGAAAATCCGGCAACAGTCCGAATAGACACCCGCCCAATGCCGAGATGGTCGCATACCTGAACCTCTGCTTTCGCGCCCTCGATGAACTCGGCCAGTCGTTTGAGAATGCGAAGCGCACGCGTGACTACCTTGTCACCCTCCAGCGCCGCTGGCAGGCACATCTGCATCAATCAGGATCGGCCACGAAGCGACAGATCAGCAGTTCGAATCTCCAGTCGCTGCAACagcaaaagcagcagcagcagcagcaaccttcctcttcctcgcaGACCAATCGGAATGCACAGGGACTGGAAGGCGCTCGGAAGAAATCCCGACTTGCCAATGCGGATGCGCAAGCTCATACTTCCAGCTTCCAGGGCACtcataataataataagaatAACTATCCCGATTTTTCAGCAGGGGCAGGGAttcctccatcatcatccagTGTCAACGCCCCGGTCCATCCATTCTCGTCATTgccatcccaccaccaacagcaccagTTCCCTGCAGCGCCCTCTCAAGCAGGAGATTTCGACTGGATTCGGAATTCGGATTTGCATCTTCTTTCTGAGAATGTTGGCACTGGTGGCAACGGCAACGGGGCGGGGCAACTGTCTTCGCTCACGTTTCAGGACGATGGCACGATGCTTGATTTGGGGGATTTGTCTGAGCCTTGGTGGGCTTCCTCTAATGCAAATTCTGGGTTCGATGGTTCATAG
- a CDS encoding uncharacterized protein (ID:PFLUO_002924-T1.cds;~source:funannotate) — MAALSALKGVSSTVYSNIFIELPVPKGNLTGQTIIVSGSNQGLGYEASRHFLCLGVDRLIMAVRNIDKGEAARLELLKATGRDGDTVEVWELDMDRYSSVKSFAARAGTLPRLDAFLANAGMAATTFILAEANERTITVNVVSTFLLISLLVPKLRESASKFGIVPRVSIVNSALHYIAPLKEIDVGDGHGIFARLNNKETADMAMRYPLSKLLVLFGVRAFAEQLENSKEPLVIINAPNPSWCKSQLMREMSSPGLRFGERVLARSTEEGSRALVHAILSGKESSGQYLDNCQVKR, encoded by the coding sequence ATGGCAGCTCTCTCGGCTCTGAAAGGCGTTTCGTCGACAGTATATTCCAACATCTTCATAGAACTACCTGTCCCCAAGGGAAATCTCACGGGCCAGACAATTATCGTCTCAGGTTCGAACCAAGGTCTCGGCTATGAAGCCAGTCGTCATTTCTTATGCCTAGGAGTTGATCGTCTCATCATGGCCGTCAGAAATATTGACAAGGGTGAAGCTGCAAGATTGGAACTCCTGAAAGCCACTGGTCGCGATGGCGACACTGTTGAGGTCTGGGAGCTTGATATGGATCGCTACAGCTCTGTCAAAAGCTTCGCGGCTCGCGCAGGAACACTTCCACGTCTTGACGCTTTTCTGGCCAACGCTGGCATGGCCGCAACCACTTTCATCTTGGCAGAGGCTAACGAGAGAACAATAACGGTCAACGTGGTCAGCACGTTTCTGCTTATTTCCTTGCTTGTCCCGAAACTACGCGAGTCTGCCTCAAAATTTGGCATCGTTCCACGTGTCTCGATTGTGAATTCGGCCCTGCATTACATTGCGCCTTTGAAGGAAATTGATGTTGGTGATGGACACGGAATCTTTGCTCGGCTAAACAACAAAGAAACTGCAGACATGGCCATGCGATATCCATTATCAAAGCTTTTGGTCCTCTTTGGTGTCAGAGCATTCGCCGAGCAATTGGAAAACAGCAAGGAGCCACTCGTCATAATCAACGCGCCAAACCCCAGCTGGTGCAAGAGCCAGTTAATGCGAGAGATGAGTAGTCCTGGTCTTCGCTTCGGGGAGCGTGTGCTAGCTCGCAGTACTGAAGAGGGCAGCCGGGCGTTGGTTCATGCGATTCTGTCTGGCAAAGAAAGCAGTGGTCAGTACCTTGATAATTGTCAAGTGAAGCGGTAA
- a CDS encoding uncharacterized protein (ID:PFLUO_002925-T1.cds;~source:funannotate), with protein sequence MVKIAIAGGSGNVGQEIIDALVATRKHDILILSRKDAPAGEATPNITWIKTDYEDPKELLQILQGVHTLLSFASEQDDPSSPIQKRLIDTAVQAGVKRFAPSEWATSGLKHLGWYAYKAETRRYLEELNKNKKVMSESLLENPENLTQENIYGSDDDRITFTTVHDLANVVAMAIDFEGEWPVVGGIRGTDISIGQLIALGEKVRGGLPFHVEKLKAEDLENGSWQTSWLPKVDHPSIPPEQVEKFSKVGVAGILLAISENGFAVSDEWNRLLPEYKFTQIEDFLTTAWSCKP encoded by the exons ATGGTCAAAATTGCGATTGCTGGCGGCTCTGGCA ATGTTGGGCAAGAGATCATTGACGCCCTCGTTGCAACTAGAAAGCACGATATACTGATTCTATCGAGAAAG GATGCGCCGGCTGGAGAGGCCACCCCAAACATAACATGGATTAAGACAGACTACGAAGACCCAAAAGAGTTGTTGCAGATACTGCAGGGAGTTCACACTCTTCTGTCATTCGCTTCTGAACAGGACGATCCTTCCAGTCCCATCCAGAAAAGGCTTATCGATACTGCAGTTCAAGCTGGCGTGAAGCGTTTTGCGCCCAGCGAATGGGCCAC TTCTGGCCTGAAACATCTAGGTTGGTACGCCTATAAGGCTGAAACGCGCCGATATCTGGAGGAgctgaacaagaacaaaaaggTGATGTCTGAAAGCCTTCTTGAGAATCCTGAAAACCTAACACAAGAAAATATCT ATGGCAGCGATGATGACCGAATCACCTTCACTACAGTGCATGATCTCGCTAATGTGGTAGCCATGGCCATTGACTTCGAGGGTGAGTGGCCGGTTGTCGGGGGTATCCGGGGCACCGACATCTCCATCGGACAGCTTATTGCCCTCGGCGAGAAAGTCCGCG GAGGCCTGCCCTTCCATGTCGAAAAGCTGAAGGCGGAGGACCTTGAAAATGGGAGCTGGCAGACCTCATGGCTACCGAAGGTCGATCACCCCTCAATCCCGCCTGAGCAGGTTGAAAAGTTTTCAAAGGTCGGCGTCGCCGGAATTCTGTTGGCTATTTCTGAAAATGGCTTTGCCGTTTCGGACGAGTGGAATCGGCTGCTGCCAGAGTACAAGTTCACTCAAATTGAGGACTTTCTGACTACAGCATGGAGCTGTAAGCCTTAG
- a CDS encoding uncharacterized protein (ID:PFLUO_002926-T1.cds;~source:funannotate), which produces MPRVVDRAISLVTTNEDLIGSVEGIECIMLEAMYQNYAGNLHRAWMAIHRAITVAQMMALHRGLASPSLKFLDPETQAAFDPAQTHFRLAQMDRYLSIMLGLPHTSIEDLFSIPQVLEELDPNERMQRIHCAVSGHILHRKNGDVNNLVKIHEDDMLLHKAAAEMPPQWWLIPNFMPSNGEHTKLLHDTNRIMDQLTHYHLFMRLHLPYMLCSSSDNRYDHSRITVINASREILSRYIALRTSNPGHFYCRGCDFLAFMAITIICIAHINSQSQFRGFGELSGPVTGFESLAHSRPSDRGYMERTLEIIESVACNDIDLIAYKLTRIIHHLLDIEANAARGDMYQTSSSKDTDGGLEYDGRLANNGKTLHIQIPYYGTINFERGVISKPAPKVLAQPEPGIPAMSVKDRLPSGQPVEQTQYPSSGSDILSTMNYPGSQNMPSNTPQLLSVLQPETPNGSIRLDSNDSLYSQLPASMGFPGADEGELQGIDFFFDSLFCGVDIMRDT; this is translated from the coding sequence ATGCCCCGTGTTGTCGATAGAGCTATCAGCCTTGTGACTACCAACGAAGACCTCATCGGCTCCGTGGAGGGCATAGAATGCATAATGCTCGAGGCCATGTACCAGAACTATGCTGGAAACCTGCACCGTGCATGGATGGCAATACACCGGGCGATAACCGTCGCGCAGATGATGGCTCTTCACCGCGGCCTTGCTTCGCCGTCCCTGAAATTCCTCGATCCCGAGACTCAGGCAGCTTTTGACCCTGCTCAAACCCATTTTCGATTGGCCCAAATGGACCGCTATCTCTCAATTATGCTGGGCCTACCGCATACATCAATTGAAgatctcttctccattcctcaAGTATTGGAAGAGTTGGATCCCAATGAACGCATGCAACGCATCCACTGTGCGGTTTCTGGACATATCCTACATCGAAAGAATGGCGACGTAAACAATCTGGTCAAAATTCACGAGGATGATATGCTATTGCATAAAGCCGCAGCTGAGATGCCACCGCAGTGGTGGCTGATCCCGAATTTCATGCCCAGCAATGGCGAACATACAAAGCTCCTTCATGATACAAATCGTATCATGGATCAACTCACGCATTATCATCTGTTTATGCGGCTGCATTTACCTTATATGCTATGCTCCTCATCTGACAACAGGTACGATCATAGCAGGATCACTGTCATCAACGCCAGCCGGGAAATTCTATCTCGCTATATAGCGCTCCGCACGTCAAACCCCGGGCATTTCTACTGCCGGGGTTGTGATTTTCTCGCATTTATGGCCATTACCATAATATGTATCGCCCACATTAATTCTCAGAGTCAGTTCCGGGGATTTGGGGAGCTCTCAGGCCCGGTCACTGGTTTCGAATCCCTTGCCCACAGCCGACCGAGTGACCGCGGCTATATGGAGCGTACCCTAGAGATTATAGAATCCGTGGCCTGCAATGATATCGATTTGATCGCCTATAAACTTACCCGAATCATTCATCATCTGCTCGACATTGAGGCAAATGCTGCTAGGGGCGACATGTATCAAACCAGCTCATCTAAAGATACCGATGGAGGGCTTGAGTATGACGGCCGGCTAGCCAACAACGGCAAGACACTGCACATTCAGATTCCCTATTATGGCACCATCAATTTTGAACGCGGTGTCATCTCAAAGCCCGCTCCAAAAGTGCTAGCGCAACCCGAGCCGGGCATACCGGCCATGTCGGTTAAGGATAGACTGCCCTCGGGTCAGCCGGTCGAACAAACCCAATACCCATCATCTGGATCGGACATCCTGTCAACGATGAACTATCCCGGTTCGCAGAATATGCCATCAAATACTCCTCAGCTGTTGTCAGTGCTCCAGCCTGAAACACCGAATGGATCCATAAGATTGGACAGTAACGACAGCCTATACTCGCAGCTGCCTGCTTCTATGGGATTTCCAGGCGCCGATGAAGGTGAACTACAGGGCattgacttcttcttcgatagCCTTTTCTGTGGAGTGGATATAATGAGAGATACTTAG
- a CDS encoding uncharacterized protein (ID:PFLUO_002927-T1.cds;~source:funannotate) → MAVAKSGSIIIVGAGVFGLSTALELKKRGYNDITVLDRFVPPAADGSSVDISRIIRSDYADPIYSEMAREGLEGWRTEYKDQYYESGFALLSETANNAWIEKSKAVIKALGGHIDELADASELRKFYPNVQSNLSGLNGYHNPRGGWADAAGGIQKLASRCSVAGISFITGPRGTVASLRKQGSRVVGVNLVGGQCLLASQVIVSTGAWTNRLLDIDHAASSSGQPVGFIQLTREEARSLDSTPVMINMSTGVFCFPPTPGTNILKLARHGYGFANEVTLERDGKPESVSSPKFESSNAESGYLPDDAEESLRQGLRQYFPQFADRPWINRRLCWYTDTPKGDFIIDYHPTLSGLFVATGGAGHGYKFLPVLGKYIADCFENKAPEELRQKWRLLPQQGPKEKGMAGDGSRAGPPLRKLTPSEQAKL, encoded by the exons ATGGCAGTAGCTAAAAGTGGCTCGATCATTATTGTCGGCGCAGGTGTATTTGGCCTTTCGACAGCGCTGGAGCTTAAAAAGAGAGGATACAACGACATCACCGTTCTGGACCGATTTGTGCCTCCTGCAGCCGATGGAAGCAGCGTCGACATATCGCGCATTATCCGCAGTGATTATGCGGACCCAATTTATTCCGAAATGGCCCGCGAGGGCCTTGAGGGATGGAGGACCGAGTACAAAGACCAATACTACGAGTCTGGCTTTGCCCTGCTCTCGGAAACAGCTAATAATGCCTGGATCGAAAAGTCAAAGGCAGTGATTAAGGCTTTGGGTGGCCACATCGATGAACTCGCCGACGCGAGTGAGCTGCGAAAGTTCTATCCGAACGTGCAATCCAACTTGTCTGGCTTGAATGGATACCATAACCCCCGAGGCGGCTGGGCCGATGCAGCGGGTGGTATCCAGAAGCTGGCCTCGCGGTGTAGTGTGGCTGGGATATCTTTCATTACCGGACCCCGGGGAACTGTGGCTTCTCTCCGCAAGCAAGGATCTCGTGTCGTGGGAGTCAATCTTGTCGGAGGACAATGTCTACTTGCCTCACAAGTAATTGTGAGCACAGGTGCTTGGACGAATCGGCTGCTGGATATTGATCACGctgcatcttcatctgggcAGCCAGTTGGCTTTATACAGCTCACTCGGGAGGAAGCTCGGTCCTTGGATTCGACCCCGGTCATGATCAACATGAGCACGGGCGTGTTCTGTTTTCCACCGACGCCAGGCACTAACATCCTCAAGCTTGCGCGCCACGGATACGGCTTCGCAAATGAGGTCACGCTCGAGCGTGATGGCAAGCCGGAGTCGGTCTCGTCGCCAAAATTCGAGAGCAGCAATGCTGAGTCTGGCTATCTTCCCGATGATGCGGAGGAGTCTCTACGACAAGGGCTGCGCCAGTATTTCCCTCAATTCGCAGACCGTCCATGGATAAACCGCCGTCTCTGCTGGTATACAGACACCCCAAAAGGCGacttcatcatcgactacCATCCAACTTTGTCTGGATTGTTTGTAGCGACGGGTGGTGCAGGACA TGGGTACAAATTTCTTCCGGTATTGGGCAAGTATATCGCAGATTGCTTCGAGAACAAGGCTCCAGAGGAATTGCGCCAGAAATGGAGGCTGCTTCCTCAACAGGGTCCGAAAGAGAAGGGCATGGCGGGTGATGGAAGCAGAGCCGGGCCTCCTCTCCGGAAACTTACTCCATCGGAGCAGGCCAAGCTGTGA
- a CDS encoding uncharacterized protein (ID:PFLUO_002928-T1.cds;~source:funannotate), translating into MASRIEYLNFATRRQNHTPYSAQALQACFREINSIINRISESNQNTLDHEESFALHKNNTSHASKIEEDFTTGLFDGRKPSVTVTDKRTDDARTEADVTWLDLIWGVRPEEFVRQDDGTFRCRFRGQTVTILECDHAKLRFSPRHPLGGQTKVLREDAMAEYETLFEMRAAMKQMDECYQNFKRSEAGVEARFRMVSEHLGLPIETPETSNAQLSNASRDASPANSISVDPQGDIPYRIAYQPNLRARNAIEQDESRNTSAEGSKRPSTSPVLRSLGPVPRDVDVEMTNTDSLRTSSFPNNGPLAPTEHSATASSASSVSDEFSIAPKLEYPEENMRIQSSFSVLPSDSNYRESQNEDFERGTHQIRVSKKGQMVHHTKQEFAEAGYFIEALKLKGMSWSKVADEYAHYFGVRRSRMALSNPQIPWRNLQRDRLLVLKIRGRARPREIPSTYTRPDLPLQLEYPRAEPVILDGPTQ; encoded by the exons ATGGCGTCACGGATCGAGTACTTGAATTTCGCAACTCGTCGTCAGAACCATACACCGTACTCGGCTCAAGCCCTCCAAGCTTGCTTTCGGGAgatcaacagcatcatcAACCGCATCTCCGAAAGCAATCAAAACACCCTCGACCATGAGGAAAGCTTCGCACTGCACAAGAACAACACATCCCATGCTTCCAAGATCGAAGAGGATTTCACAACAGGATTATTCGATGGTCGCAAACCGTCTGTCACTGTCACCGACAAGCGGACTGACGATGCTCGAACCGAAGCAGATGTCACTTGGCTTGACCTCATATGGGGAGTGCGGCCGGAAGAGTTTGTGCGCCAGGATGATGGAACCTTTCGTTGTCGCTTTCGAGGCCAGACGGTGACGATTCTGGAATGCGACCATGCCAAATTACGCTTTTCACCACGACACCCTCTGGGCGGCCAGACCAAAGTCCTCAGGGAAGATGCCATGGCAGAGTACGAGACGCTGTTCGAGATGCGAGCCGCCATGAAGCAAATGGATGAAT GTTATCAAAACTTCAAGCGTTCTGAAGCTGGGGTAGAGGCGCGCTTCAGAATGGTCTCTGAGCATCTGGGCCTCCCCATAGAGACCCCCGAGACTTCCAATGCCCAACTCTCGAATGCTTCTCGAGATGCCTCGCCTGCGAACTCGATATCAGTTGATCCGCAAGGGGATATTCCATATCGGATCGCTTATCAACCCAATCTGCGTGCCAGGAATGCCATAGAGCAAGACGAGAGCCGCAATACCAGTGCTGAAGGATCTAAAAGGCCCAGCACGTCTCCTGTCCTCAGATCACTGGGTCCAGTGCCTcgtgatgttgatgttgagaTGACGAACACCGACTCCTTACGGACATCTTCATTTCCCAATAACGGGCCCCTTGCACCAACCGAGCACTCAGCTACCGCATCCTCTGCATCCTCAGTGTCTGATGAATTTTCAATTGCGCCCAAACTGGAATATCCGGAGGAGAACATGAGGATCCAATCTTCATTCTCGGTCCTGCCTTCCGACTCCAACTACCGCGAATCACAGAATGAAGACTTTGAGCGGGGTACACATCAAATCCGGGTTTCCAAGAAAGGGCAGATGGTGCACCACACCAAACAGGAGTTCGCGGAAGCGGGCTACTTCATAGAAGCCCTGAAACTAAAGGGAATGTCCTGGTCAAAGGTTGCCGACGAGTACGCTCATTATTTTGGGGTTCGCCGCAGCCGGATGGCTCTGTCAAATCCTCAGATACCCTGGCGCAATTTACAACGGGACCGACTATTAGTGCTGAAAATCCGTGGTCGGGCGCGGCCTCGCGAGATCCCATCAACCTATACCCGCCCGGATTTGCCTCTCCAGTTGGAGTATCCGCGAGCCGAGCCGGTCATACTAGACGGCCCTACGCAGTAA